The Juglans microcarpa x Juglans regia isolate MS1-56 chromosome 2S, Jm3101_v1.0, whole genome shotgun sequence genome has a window encoding:
- the LOC121253180 gene encoding LOW QUALITY PROTEIN: ABC transporter G family member 5-like (The sequence of the model RefSeq protein was modified relative to this genomic sequence to represent the inferred CDS: inserted 1 base in 1 codon), giving the protein MKKQGCEIEAIGISYKIQTQCRQNPFKIFSKEPHEQNHQGIYQEPEEQDKVEEPCPRACQVLKGVNCRAKPWEIMAIAGPSGAGKSSLLEILAGKVTPQSGSIFLNQKPIDKAQFKKISGYVTQKDTLFPLLTVEETLMFSAKLRLRLPAAELSSRVKSLIQELGLNRVAGARVGDDRVRGXSGGERRRVSIGIEVVHDPKVLILDEPTSGLDSTSAVQIIDMLKIMAETRGRTIILSIHQPGFHIIKLFNSILLLANGCVLHHGTLDQLGLNLRLMGLELPLHVNVVEFAIESIKTIQQQQKSLHFRQNMLPQRTSTMEQKKGDDEGESRSGKFTLQQLFQQSKFIDYEDITNEEIDFPPDFANSRLGETIILTHRFSKNIFRSKELFTCRTIQMLVSGLVLGSIFYNLKDDLVGAQERVGLFAFILTFLLSCTTEALPIFLQEREILMREISSGSYRISSYAIANGLVYVPFLLILSIMFTIPLYWLVGLNQSFMAFLHFFLLIWLILYTANSVVVCFSALVPNFIVGNSVIAGVMGSFFLFSGYFISKHGIPSYWIFMHYISLFKYPFEGFLINEFSSNSGKCLEYMFGTCVVRGEDVLREEGLGEESRWRNVMVMVCFILVYRLISYVILRCRCSQRGLKDALLSRIW; this is encoded by the exons ATGAAGAAACAAGGGTGTGAGATTGAAGCAATAGGCATTAGCTACAAGATTCAAACACAATGTAGACAGAATCCTTTTAAGATCTTTAGCAAAGAGCCACATGAACAGAATCATCAAGGCATTTATCAAGAACCAGAAGAGCAAGACAAGGTTGAAGAGCCATGCCCCAGAGCCTGCCAAGTTCTGAAGGGCGTGAACTGCAGGGCAAAACCATGGGAGATTATGGCCATTGCAGGCCCAAGTGGAGCAGGAAAGTCATCCCTACTAGAAATCTTGGCAGGGAAAGTCACACCACAAAGTGGTTCCATTTTTCTGAACCAAAAGCCCATAGACAAAGCTCAGTTCAAGAAAATATCAGGGTATGTCACTCAAAAGGACACCCTCTTTCCTCTACTTACAGTGGAAGAAACCTTAATGTTTAGCGCAAAGCTACGGTTGAGGCTTCCAGCAGCTGAGCTGAGCTCCAGGGTGAAGTCATTGATTCAGGAGCTAGGCTTGAATCGTGTGGCCGGAGCTCGTGTTGGAGACGACCGGGTTCGGG TATCCGGTGGAGAAAGGCGTCGGGTTTCAATTGGTATAGAAGTGGTACATGACCCCAAAGTGCTGATTCTCGACGAACCAACTTCAGGGCTGGATAGTACATCAGCGGTTCAAATCATTGACATGCTTAAGATCATGGCTGAAACACGGGGTAGAACCATAATTCTCAGTATCCACCAACCTGGTTTCCACATTATAAAGTTGTTCAATTCAATTTTGTTATTAGCAAATGGCTGTGTCTTGCACCATGGCACGCTGGATCAGCTTGGCTTGAACTTAAGACTGATGGGATTAGAGCTTCCACTTCATGTCAATGTCGTTGAATTCGCCATTGAATCCATCAAAACCATTCAACAGCAGCAAAAATCTCTCCATTTTCGCCAAAACATGCTACCACAGCGGACATCAACTATGGAACAAAAGAAAGGAGATGATGAAGGCGAGAGTAGAAGTGGTAAGTTCACACTGCAACAGCTCTTTCAACAATCCAAGTTTATTGATTATGAAGATATCACCAATGAAGAAATCGATTTCCCACCCGACTTTGCAAATTCTAGACTGGGAGAAACCATAATTCTCACTCATAGGTTCTCCAAGAACATCTTTCGGTCAAAGGAGCTCTTTACTTGCCGGACGATTCAAATGCTGGTCTCTGGACTTGTCCTTGGCTCGATCTTTTATAATCTCAAAGATGATCTAGTTGGAGCCCAAGAAAGGGTTGGTCTATTTGCAttcattttgacatttttgttATCATGCACTACAGAAGCTCTCCCAATCTTTCTGCAAGAGAGGGAGATTCTTATGAGGGAGATATCTTCTGGAAGCTACAGAATCTCATCCTATGCCATAGCCAACGGATTAGTTTACGTCCCATTTCTGCTCATCCTATCCATTATGTTCACAATACCCTTGTACTGGCTGGTTGGACTCAATCAGAGTTTCATGGCCTTTTTGCACTTCTTCTTGTTAATTTGGCTAATTCTGTACACAGCGAATTCTGTTGTCGTGTGTTTCAGTGCTCTGGTGCCTAATTTCATCGTCGGGAATTCTGTGATTGCCGGTGTCATGGGGTCCTTCTTTCTATTCTCTGGTTACTTCATATCAAAGCATGGGATTCCAAGCTATTGGATTTTCATGCATTACATATCGTTGTTCAAGTATCCTTTTGAAGGgtttttaataaatgagttCTCCTCTAACTCAGGGAAGTGCTTGGAGTACATGTTTGGGACATGTGTGGTTAGGGGAGAAGATGTGCTAAGGGAAGAAGGCCTTGGGGAGGAAAGTAGGTGGAGAAATGTGATGGTTATGGTGTGCTTTATATTGGTTTACAGGCTTATTTCTTATGTAATCCTTAGATGCAGATGCTCCCAGAGAGGGCTCAAGGATGCCCTTCTCTCAAGAATATGGTGa